CACTCTCACCGATGTTGGCTTGTGGAACGAAGTCAAAGATAGACTCAATACCCCTGCTCTTGCCCTCTCCGGCGGACAACAACAGCGCTTGTGTATTGCCCGTGCTTTAGTCTTAAAACCCGAAGCACTGCTTTTAGATGAACCTTGTAGCGCCCTCGATCCCCTTTCCAGTGGTGTCGTTGAGGATCTGATTGCCAGTTTGCGCGGACGTTACACCATACTCATCGTCACTCACAATCTCGCTCAAGCACGCCGGATTGCCGACACCGCTGCCTTATTTTGGGTTCAAGATGAGGTAGGGCGATTAATTGAGTATGGTTCAGTCCAGCAGATTTTTGAAAGTCCTCAAGAAGCCTTAACTGCCGCTTATGTCAATGGCATCAGGGGATAAGTCGTTAAGTAGAGGGTGATGCAATTTCCTTTGACATCGCAACCGTGATAAATTTTTCCATTCTTACCGAGACCAAAATTAACTATAAACTCACCTGCTCGATAGGTATCTGCCCAAGCAGTAGCTGCTCCCAAAATGGAAGATAGCATAATAGCAACTGCAATAACGTTTTGTTTTTTTATCAGTCTTCAAACAGGTTAAGTTGATTTATTTTCAAGGCGGGTTTTTCAGAGCATCATAAAATTAGCTTCCCATAAGCGCGATCGCGCCCCCGTTATCTTTCTAGGGAATTTATCGTGACAATAATCGAAACAGTATCGCCAAAACACTGTTTTATTTTAAAATAATTAAATCGTTGTTTTGATGCTTGTAAATCAATGGAGCAAATCGCGGCGCAGATTTAAAGCGTGGAAGATACTCAAAACATCGCATTTCCATTCTGGCAAAAGTAATGTCATTGCTATCTCTTCGGTGCTGTTTATCCAACAAAGGACTATTGCCAACCACAGGGGTTTATTATAGTTAAACCCAAATAAGCTTACAGTAGCAATTAACAGCATTACTCCCCAAGTTTTCGCAGTGTAAGTATGAAAGCTAGGAAGTTTTTTAAATTTAATTAAACTAATGGTAAATAAAATTAGTTGAGCAGCTAGAGCCAAAAGTAAGGGATTTTTAAAATCCATCAACACATGAGGATAAACTAACCATGTGCTAATAGCAAGGCAAATAAACAGAAAGATATCTGCCCAGCTATCTGCTTGCCGAAGTTCAACTGTGCTGACTCCTAATCGACGGGCAATGATGCCATCAAAGATATCAGATAAAATTGCAATAATATAGCCAATGACGAACCAAATTGTAGTATCGTGATCCACCGCCTCCAGTACCAGTAGAGGTGCGATCGCCAAACGAATACCAACAAGAATACTGGGAATTCTATCAACAGAAAAAGGAACTTTCTGACTATTCATGGCTAACCTTTTTAGCACCAAATTCAGTAATTGAGTAATAGCGTTGACTAAAAGATCTGTGTGATGAGATCAAGTTGTAAATAATTTCATAAATTACAATAAAATTCTACAAACATTAATAAAATAGATATTAGAAGAAATTAATATTTAACCTTGAATAGTCATTGGCAATTTTTAACAATTATTTTTGTTTTGCCAATCTTTCATTTCTTCCTCAATGAAATAATTAACCAAATTTCGATACATTTTTTCGATAGCCTCTGGACTTAGCCCAGCATCTTCTGCCCATGCTCTTCTTTGCTCCAACATAACCTCAAAGCGCTCTGGAGCACGGACACTTGTTTCGCTAGTTTTGAACTTGGATGCTGCTTTGACATAACCAAAACGCTGACCAAGTAAGTTAATAACTTGTTTGTCTAAGGTATCTATTTGGACTCTGATCTCATCTATATTATTGCATTGTTCTGGTGTTTTCATATTAGGGAAGTCAACAGTGTAATAACAGAGTTGATGAGCAAGCTAAAGTTTATCATCTGATGAGGTCGTCACTACATCAGCCTGAAAATCTTAATATTCCACCTTTTCGCAACGATATTATTAGCATTTAGAATAATGTTAATGTCATCTACCACACACTGCGATCGCAGTGTCTATGTATAAATTGAGGCATTTATCTATAAGAACCGCAAAAATCTTCACAGTTTTAACTATTTTTTATCTCTTTTCTGCATAAAAAAATTCCAGCTAACCTACTAAGTTATTGAAAGATTAAAGCCCTAAGTAAACTTTAAAGAGAATTACTTGTATGTCTATTTACAACGCCAACCGACTCAAAGTTACCTTCAGCCTTATTACTTTAACCAGTTTTGCAGCTTTAACACCAACTGCTGATGCTTGTTTGCCAGGTGGAGCTACTCAGAACATTTTAAATCGAGCTTCTTTGGATACTCAGACCAGAAAGCTACAGCAACAAGGTTCACCATTATCTCCTTCAGCAGTAGAACAGATTCATGATGTATCTCAAATACGAGGTTCCCAAACTATTTGCGATGGTAGTAGCCTTCAGGGTGTACCTGCTAGTAAAACTCGGCAGGGTAATGAAGTTTTAACTAATTCTACAATTGAACGAAACACTCAGTTAATTCGGTCAATTCGCTTTCTGAGTCAATAAAGTATTAAAAAGCACTCTGGGTGGCAGCGCTTTCATTTCCAGTTTACTTTGTAGACAAACTCAACTTTGTTCACTTTAAACCACATTCCGTACTTTAAGTTGTAGTATGCTCAAGCCGTGTATATTGGTCAATTTGGCGAACTAACAAGTCAGCGATTATGCTATTGCAAACAAGAGAAAAATTCAAGTTTTTAGAGCTATGTGATCGCCAAATTGCCTAACTGTTATACACTACAAAAAATAATACTAAATGAAGTGCGGAATGTGGGTTAAAACCCAATAGTACGGTTCAAAATTAGAAGGGTGAGTTTATTCTCGTAAACGACCGTTTTCAAGAACTAAAACTACAACCACAGCGTACTATTTTCCTGATCTTGAAAGGGTAATACCAATAATCATGGTGCTTTGATTGGGGATTAGATTCCTTCTTCTACGATTTTTTACAAATGAGGAGCGTGACCCCTAGTTGTACTCTCCAGG
This genomic window from Oculatellaceae cyanobacterium contains:
- a CDS encoding ATP-binding cassette domain-containing protein, producing TLTDVGLWNEVKDRLNTPALALSGGQQQRLCIARALVLKPEALLLDEPCSALDPLSSGVVEDLIASLRGRYTILIVTHNLAQARRIADTAALFWVQDEVGRLIEYGSVQQIFESPQEALTAAYVNGIRG
- a CDS encoding CDP-alcohol phosphatidyltransferase family protein, which gives rise to MNSQKVPFSVDRIPSILVGIRLAIAPLLVLEAVDHDTTIWFVIGYIIAILSDIFDGIIARRLGVSTVELRQADSWADIFLFICLAISTWLVYPHVLMDFKNPLLLALAAQLILFTISLIKFKKLPSFHTYTAKTWGVMLLIATVSLFGFNYNKPLWLAIVLCWINSTEEIAMTLLLPEWKCDVLSIFHALNLRRDLLH
- a CDS encoding isochorismate lyase — translated: MKTPEQCNNIDEIRVQIDTLDKQVINLLGQRFGYVKAASKFKTSETSVRAPERFEVMLEQRRAWAEDAGLSPEAIEKMYRNLVNYFIEEEMKDWQNKNNC